The Phaeobacter sp. A36a-5a genomic interval ACCCTCTCGCTGACCGGGCTGATGGCTGCGGCGCATCTGCGCGGTGCTTCGGGGCTGGCGACGCTCCTGCTGAGCGATACCGCCTCGACCGATGAATACGGCACGTCGATCCTGAAATACGTGAAAGATTTCGGCGGTTACGACAGCCCCACGGCCGACGCGCTGATTGCCTTCTGGCAGGATCGCAAGGCAGGCGGTACCGCACCGCTGGACATGGGCGAGCCGCAGCCAAGCGAGCCCGTCCTGGTTGGTGAAACCCTGCTGGGCACCGTCAGCCGGGACATTCTGGATGGAACCGATGCAAATGACCTGCTGTCAGGGCGCGGCGGCAACGACCGGCTTGCAGGCCGCGCGGGTGATGATGATCTGCGCGGTGGCGGCGGGCGCGACCGGCTGATTGGCCAGGGCGGCGATGACAAACTCAACGGTTCGCACGGGGCCGACACGATCCGCGCCGGTGCGGGCAATGACACATTGATCGGCGGCAATGGCAATGACCTGCTGTTTGGTCAGGGTGGTAACGACCTGATGATCGGGGGCGATGGGGCCGACACATTTGCCTTCGGCAGCAACCACGGGCGCGCCCGTATCCGCGATTTTGAACTGGGCACGGACAAGATCGACATCCTCAGCGGAGCACAGAACATCAATCAGATCGATTTTACGACCAGAGGTGATCACGTCGTGATGTCTTTTGACAATGTTGTGGTCACGGTTGAAAATATCACCGTCGAGGACCTGGCCAGTTCCGATAATTTTCTGTTCTGAGCGGGCACCACCGCAAGACCATCGGGTGATCTGACAACCGAGAGGTCAGACAACCGAGTGATCAGACAACCGCCCTGGAGTTCGCCTCCACGGCGGTTTTCTTATGCCTTAGACCGCTCCTACTCCGCCCCGCGCTCACCGCCAAACAAAAAAGGCCGCCCCCTTAGGGGACGGCCTTGCGTGTTGGCACACCTCGGATCCGCGCCGGGCGGGATCCGGGATCTGACTTATTCTTCTTCCAGAGCTTCGACTGCGGCCTGCAGGTCGTCCTTGGACACTTCTTTCTCGCTGACTTTGGCCTGCTCGGCGATGTGATCGATGACCTTGTCTTCGAAGATCGGTGCGCGCAGCTGCTGCTGCATCTGAGCGTTCTGCTGGATGAACTCAAAGAACTGGCGTTCCTGGCCCGGGTACTGGCGTGCCTGGCTCATGATGGCCTGGGTCATTTCCGCGTCGGTCACTTCGACCTCGGCTTTCTGGCCCAGCTCGGCCAGCAACAGGCCCAGACGGACGCGGCGCTCTGCCAGTTTGTTGTGCTCGTCAGTCGGCTCGATTTCACCGTGGTTGTGATCGTGAACCTCGGGGTTTTCCTCGTGCCACAGCTGATGTGCGATCTGCTTGGCTTCGGCTTCGACCAGCGAGGGCGGCAGGTCGAAGGAGACCAGATCGTCCAGCTTGTCCAGAAGGCCACGCTTCATCACCGCGCGGGCCGCACCGGCGTATTCTGCTTCCAGACGCTCGGAGATCTGACCTTTCAGCGCGGCGAGGTCCTCGGCGCCGAATTTCTTCGCCAGCTCGTCGTTGATCTCTGCTGCCTTGGCGGCTTTGACCTCTTTCACGGTGCAGGTGAATACGGCTTCCTTACCGGCCAGATGCTCGGCCTGGTACTGCTCGGGGAAAGTGACGGTGACGTCTTTTTCGTCGCCTGCCTTGGTGCCGACCAGCTGGTCTTCGAAACCGGGGATGAAGGAGTTGGAGCCCAGCACCAGCGGGTAGTCTTCGCCTGCGCCGCCGTCGAAGGCTTCGCCGTCTACCTTGCCGACGAAGTCGATCACAACCTGATCGCCATTTTCAGCGGCAGCACCCTCTTCGCGGGCTTCGAATTCCTTGGCGGTCTCGGCCAGGTTGGCCAGCGCCTCGTCAACTGCGGCGTCGTCCGCTTTGACCACCAGCTTTTCCAGCTCAACGCCGGAGAGATCAACTTCGGGGATTTCAGGCAGTGCCTCATAGGACATCTCGACGTTGACGTCGTCGCCCTCTTTCCAGTCTTCGTTGGTCATCTTGACGTCGGGCTGCATCGCCGGACGGTCACCGCTTTCCTCGAAGTGCTTGTTCATCGCACCGTCGATGGTTTCCTGCATGGCTTCGCCGATCAGACGCTGGCCGAACTGCTTCTTCAGCAGCGCCATGGGAACCTTGCCCTTGCGGAAGCCCTTCATCTCGACTTCGGGCTGTGCCTCGACGAGTTTTTCATTGACCTTCGCATCCAGCTCGGCGGCGGTAACGGTGATCGCGTAGCCGCGTTTCAGACCTTCGTTCAGCGTCTCGGTGACCTGCATCATATTCCCCATAGAGATTCGGGGCGCGCGCGCGGGCGCTCCCCCAGACAATTTGTGGCCTTCTATTTGCACAAGCGCGGCGGCGCAAGAGGGATTGCCCCCGCAGCCGCCCGGTCAGCGCCGGTTGCGGCGTTTTTTGGCCCCGAAAACAGAAAACACGCCCCAAAGGACGTGTTTTCCATAATCCGATTGCGCGGATGCCGTTCAGGGCGCAGCGGATCGCCCTGCCCTGTCGCTGGCGATCAGAACTTCCAGCGGGCGCCTGCCATGATGGAGGAACTGTCCTGATAGCTGGTCCCAGAGGTGTCCGCATAGGAATAGTCGCGGTAGGCCACATAGGTTTCCAGGTTCAGACCGTCGAAATTCTGCACCGCTGCAACGCCCCAGGATTCAGCGCTGTCGCCACTGGTGACCATATCCGAGCCGTCATAATAATCGATGGCAAAGGAGGTCGCGCCCACGGCCAGGAAATTCGCGGTATAGCCCAGCTTGGCAAAGGCATAATCGCCGCCGGTGTCGCGATCCCCTGCCGCAACCGCAAGCGAGACTCCGCTTGGTTCGTGCAGCGTGGCAAAGGAGGCCACGATATCGCGGGTTTTGGTGCCCGGCCCGTTTTCGTTCCAGACCGCCCCCAGCGCGCCCTGAATGGCGAAATCACCAAGATCGTCGTTATTGTACCGCACAGCGATATCATAGGCTTCACGGTCGGAACTTGAGCGCAGGATCTCTTCGCCGTAAGAGGCCGAGACAGTAAAGCCGCTGAATTCCGGCGTATCATAGCGCACCCGGCCAAGCCGCCCGCCATCGAAGCTGCGGAAGGCCGAGCCGATGTTGACGCCTGACAGCGTACCGGTGGAGGTGCGAAACAGGAAGCCGCCAGCGGAATCCCCGATGGCAGACGTCTGAATGACACTGGTGCCGGAGAAATCGGATTCTGCCAGCCCGTCAGAGGCCATCGAACCCTGACCAAAGGAGAAGGTGCCGTAGCGCGGTGTTGCGTATTGAATATCGACCTTGCGGATCCGGGTACGGTCCCAGCTGATGTTCTGCGGACGGCCGTTCTGGTTCACCCCATCGGAGGAGCGCAGCCCAAGAGCGGTTTCGAAATTGAACCGCAGGGTGTTCTCGCCAAAGGGCTGTTCAAGCCAGAAGCCGA includes:
- the tig gene encoding trigger factor, whose amino-acid sequence is MQVTETLNEGLKRGYAITVTAAELDAKVNEKLVEAQPEVEMKGFRKGKVPMALLKKQFGQRLIGEAMQETIDGAMNKHFEESGDRPAMQPDVKMTNEDWKEGDDVNVEMSYEALPEIPEVDLSGVELEKLVVKADDAAVDEALANLAETAKEFEAREEGAAAENGDQVVIDFVGKVDGEAFDGGAGEDYPLVLGSNSFIPGFEDQLVGTKAGDEKDVTVTFPEQYQAEHLAGKEAVFTCTVKEVKAAKAAEINDELAKKFGAEDLAALKGQISERLEAEYAGAARAVMKRGLLDKLDDLVSFDLPPSLVEAEAKQIAHQLWHEENPEVHDHNHGEIEPTDEHNKLAERRVRLGLLLAELGQKAEVEVTDAEMTQAIMSQARQYPGQERQFFEFIQQNAQMQQQLRAPIFEDKVIDHIAEQAKVSEKEVSKDDLQAAVEALEEE
- a CDS encoding calcium-binding protein translates to MPNGSFNDFRNALLAFESGWDRDRYNAGQISDAQLTQWVGAPVSSFYPGLSSWGQLSDTQWRDMAYHSTNSLGFVGYQFGEALLIDLGYYQDDVYYLGGDTINRWDGTWTGKNGVNSLDDFKSHAAQDTAINEAFGYNFEMLSYYLGRQGRSISDFVGETVTYRDVNGAMVDVTLSLTGLMAAAHLRGASGLATLLLSDTASTDEYGTSILKYVKDFGGYDSPTADALIAFWQDRKAGGTAPLDMGEPQPSEPVLVGETLLGTVSRDILDGTDANDLLSGRGGNDRLAGRAGDDDLRGGGGRDRLIGQGGDDKLNGSHGADTIRAGAGNDTLIGGNGNDLLFGQGGNDLMIGGDGADTFAFGSNHGRARIRDFELGTDKIDILSGAQNINQIDFTTRGDHVVMSFDNVVVTVENITVEDLASSDNFLF
- a CDS encoding porin, translating into MNTKIASHLGVTALMSGLVAGLAVPAFAGPTYENSSGGSFRYYGQFNPSFQSFDDGSDDFSTLVDNANSNSRIGFWLEQPFGENTLRFNFETALGLRSSDGVNQNGRPQNISWDRTRIRKVDIQYATPRYGTFSFGQGSMASDGLAESDFSGTSVIQTSAIGDSAGGFLFRTSTGTLSGVNIGSAFRSFDGGRLGRVRYDTPEFSGFTVSASYGEEILRSSSDREAYDIAVRYNNDDLGDFAIQGALGAVWNENGPGTKTRDIVASFATLHEPSGVSLAVAAGDRDTGGDYAFAKLGYTANFLAVGATSFAIDYYDGSDMVTSGDSAESWGVAAVQNFDGLNLETYVAYRDYSYADTSGTSYQDSSSIMAGARWKF